In one window of Eubalaena glacialis isolate mEubGla1 chromosome 13, mEubGla1.1.hap2.+ XY, whole genome shotgun sequence DNA:
- the DEFB129 gene encoding beta-defensin 129 yields MKLLFPIFASLMLQYQVNTEYFGLGRCVMGFGRCKDHCAMDEKEVDKCKKKKCCIGPKVVRLIKNYIQNEMLHTLEEDSQELLKLTKNFSVVMQTKNHILSLLPKFRSVNPFANINTIVIPNATTVNSATTNPMIAGKIIHTATSTKSDTKKRRDSATDSPPQAPPP; encoded by the exons ATGAAGCTCCTTTTTCCTATCTTTGCCAGCCTCATGCTACAGTACCAGGTGAACACAG AATACTTTGGTTTGGGAAGATGTGTAATGGGTTTTGGGAGATGCAAAGACCACTGTGCCATGGATGAAAAAGAGGTAgataaatgcaaaaagaaaaaatgttgtatTGGACCAAAAGTGGTTCGATTGATAAAAAACTACATACAAAATGAAATGCTCCACACACTTGAAGAGGACTCTCAGGAACTGCTAAAACTTACCAAGAATTTTAGTGTTGTGATGCAaacaaaaaatcatattttatctcTTCTGCCCAAATTCAGAAGTGTCAACCCTTTTGCCAACATCAACACCATCGTCATCCCAAATGCCACCACTGTGAACTCTGCCACCACCAACCCCATGATCGCAGGAAAGATAATACACACTGCTACTTCTACCAAGAGTGacaccaaaaaaagaagagattcaGCCACTGACTCCCCACCACAAGCACCACCACCATAG